The following proteins are encoded in a genomic region of Desulfosoma sp.:
- a CDS encoding ABC transporter ATP-binding protein produces the protein MKGASQTFLSIEGVCKAFGGVQALYEVSFSVAREHIHALIGPNGAGKTTLFNVISGAFAPDKGSVSLNGASIQGRPMHELVRRGIARTFQNVELFASMTVLENVLVGCHTRTRCGLLGAMARWPWVGREERWARQKAMDLLEFVGLVEVAHRRAVDLPFGWQRLVEIARALASDPKLLLLDEPAAGLNAVETERLSRLVQEIRARGITVLLVEHDMNLTMDISDRIVVLDRGRKLAEGTPREIQASEAVMEAYLGKKH, from the coding sequence GTGAAGGGGGCATCACAAACTTTTCTCTCCATCGAAGGCGTCTGCAAGGCCTTTGGGGGTGTTCAGGCCCTGTATGAGGTGTCCTTTTCGGTTGCTCGGGAGCACATTCACGCCCTCATTGGTCCCAACGGTGCGGGAAAAACCACTCTGTTCAATGTCATTTCCGGAGCGTTTGCTCCGGATAAGGGATCCGTCTCCCTGAATGGGGCTTCGATCCAGGGAAGACCTATGCATGAACTGGTGCGGCGAGGTATTGCCAGAACCTTTCAAAATGTGGAACTCTTTGCCAGCATGACCGTGCTGGAAAATGTCCTTGTCGGCTGTCACACCCGAACCCGCTGCGGCCTCTTGGGGGCCATGGCACGCTGGCCATGGGTGGGTCGCGAAGAGCGTTGGGCAAGACAAAAGGCCATGGATCTTCTGGAGTTTGTCGGACTGGTTGAGGTAGCGCACCGTCGGGCTGTGGATCTTCCCTTTGGGTGGCAGCGTCTTGTGGAAATTGCCCGAGCTTTGGCCAGCGACCCGAAACTCCTGCTTCTGGACGAGCCTGCTGCCGGACTTAATGCTGTGGAAACCGAGAGGTTATCCCGTCTTGTGCAGGAGATTCGTGCTCGAGGCATCACCGTGCTGCTGGTGGAGCACGACATGAATCTTACCATGGACATTTCCGACCGAATCGTGGTCTTGGATCGCGGTCGGAAGCTGGCGGAAGGAACCCCTCGAGAAATCCAGGCCAGTGAAGCGGTCATGGAAGCCTATCTCGGTAAAAAGCACTAA
- a CDS encoding ABC transporter ATP-binding protein — MLVVRNLRAGYGRIEVLHGVSLSVRRGEIVALVGANGAGKSTLLKTIAGLIVPSQGEILLEDRSLAGENPPQIIAAGVGFVPEGRWLFPPMSVVDNLLLGAYLRLREGDKEGVRLDLERVLEIFPILAERRKQQAGSLSGGEQQMLAIARALMSRPKMLMLDEPSTGLAPLLVEKIFEIIVQLNAEGITFLLVEQNARAALAVANRGYVLETGRMVLQGKAQDLLEDHEVKRAYLGKDYREFAEGRA; from the coding sequence ATGTTGGTGGTTCGAAATCTTCGAGCCGGCTACGGTCGTATCGAGGTTCTGCACGGGGTGAGTCTTTCCGTAAGGCGTGGAGAGATTGTGGCCTTGGTGGGAGCCAACGGAGCCGGCAAGAGTACTTTGCTCAAGACCATTGCCGGTCTGATAGTTCCTTCGCAAGGAGAAATTCTTCTGGAAGATCGGTCCTTAGCCGGCGAGAACCCGCCGCAAATCATCGCTGCAGGTGTCGGATTCGTTCCCGAGGGACGATGGTTGTTCCCGCCCATGAGTGTTGTGGACAATTTGCTTTTAGGGGCTTACCTGAGACTGCGGGAAGGGGACAAGGAAGGGGTTCGCCTGGATCTGGAACGTGTTCTGGAAATCTTTCCCATTCTTGCTGAACGAAGAAAACAGCAGGCGGGTTCCCTTTCCGGAGGAGAACAGCAGATGCTGGCCATTGCTCGAGCCCTCATGAGCCGTCCTAAGATGCTCATGCTCGATGAACCTTCCACGGGACTGGCGCCTCTGCTCGTGGAAAAGATCTTTGAAATCATTGTGCAGCTTAACGCAGAAGGTATCACCTTTCTTCTTGTGGAACAAAACGCTCGAGCCGCGCTGGCCGTGGCGAACCGCGGCTATGTTTTGGAAACCGGCCGTATGGTGCTTCAAGGAAAAGCTCAAGACCTGTTGGAAGATCATGAAGTCAAAAGAGCGTACTTGGGCAAGGATTATCGAGAGTTTGCGGAAGGGAGGGCCTGA
- a CDS encoding AMP-binding protein: MGGLRNGNGERWTPEERRQQQLEQLQVSCNRAYKSVPFYRNRFQALGLSPQDITSLDDLRRLPFTERRHFREHYPYGLFAVPLRDIVRIHTAPGAAGGLTVSGYTARDLRVWKEMVARALLAAGVCADDILQIVLHPGLANWGQDYKDGAEALLAGVIPLNALHISKQILVLRDYKTSVLVTTPSSALQIQELLFAADINPNELSLKTLILVGEPAELHVRRFIEDHLHVTTWQHYGLSEVPGPAVAYECEGHEGLHVSEDHFLVEVLDPNTQEPVPDGESGELVLTSLSTQAFPLIRFRTGDSVRVLNRECPCGRTLLRVEWLPDRVDDLMVIQGVKIQREQVAVRVAQTMGFAPERLSVHLVQQGGYKALEVRLGMEERLFSDEIKDLERLVRKTAFELRQEFGVPVEVRLLEGPSVQPISKVEKHRP; the protein is encoded by the coding sequence ATGGGCGGTCTAAGGAACGGCAACGGGGAAAGATGGACGCCTGAGGAACGACGCCAGCAGCAGCTGGAACAGCTTCAGGTCTCATGCAATCGAGCCTATAAGAGCGTGCCGTTTTACCGTAACCGTTTCCAGGCCTTAGGCTTGTCCCCTCAAGACATCACAAGTCTGGACGACCTCAGACGCCTTCCTTTCACGGAACGGAGGCATTTTAGAGAGCATTATCCGTATGGGTTGTTTGCCGTGCCTTTGCGTGACATCGTAAGGATTCACACGGCTCCTGGAGCCGCCGGAGGCTTGACGGTGAGCGGTTACACCGCCCGGGACCTGCGGGTGTGGAAAGAAATGGTGGCTCGGGCGCTCCTTGCGGCCGGGGTCTGCGCCGACGATATCCTTCAGATCGTTCTTCACCCAGGCTTGGCCAATTGGGGCCAGGATTACAAAGACGGAGCCGAGGCGCTTCTGGCCGGCGTCATTCCCCTCAACGCTTTGCATATCAGTAAACAGATTTTGGTCCTTCGCGATTATAAGACTTCGGTGCTGGTCACAACGCCCAGTTCCGCGCTGCAGATTCAAGAACTCTTGTTTGCAGCCGATATCAATCCCAATGAATTGTCCTTGAAGACCTTGATTCTTGTAGGAGAACCCGCCGAGCTTCATGTTCGTCGATTCATCGAAGACCATCTGCATGTCACCACCTGGCAACACTATGGTTTGAGTGAAGTGCCCGGACCGGCGGTAGCCTATGAATGCGAAGGGCATGAGGGGTTGCATGTTTCCGAAGACCATTTTCTGGTGGAAGTGCTGGACCCGAACACTCAGGAGCCGGTCCCGGACGGTGAAAGCGGCGAACTGGTTCTGACCAGCCTTAGCACTCAAGCGTTTCCGCTGATACGTTTCCGTACGGGAGATTCGGTGCGAGTTTTGAATCGTGAATGTCCATGTGGGCGGACTTTGCTCCGAGTGGAATGGTTACCAGACCGTGTGGATGATCTCATGGTGATTCAGGGAGTGAAGATTCAAAGGGAACAGGTGGCGGTTCGAGTGGCTCAAACCATGGGCTTCGCTCCGGAAAGACTTTCCGTGCACCTTGTGCAGCAAGGTGGCTACAAAGCGCTCGAAGTGCGTTTGGGCATGGAAGAGAGACTTTTCAGTGATGAAATCAAAGATTTGGAACGCTTGGTGCGAAAAACCGCTTTTGAACTCCGTCAGGAATTCGGTGTTCCCGTGGAGGTGCGGCTTTTGGAAGGTCCAAGTGTTCAACCCATTTCCAAGGTCGAAAAGCATCGCCCGTAG
- a CDS encoding 2-dehydropantoate 2-reductase, with protein sequence MDVLVVGAGAIGGYYGGRLAQGGARVSVVARSDYEVVLREGIHIQSPAGNFRFRPDHVVQRAADLGRFPEVILVGLKVLPSIRPADLLAGAVGPKTSIFLIQNGVDIERPWVEAFPENEILSGLAFICVHRTAPGCVLHQDYGRLVLGRYPTGSSTTAEKLAEMFRKAAVPCEVTQDVVTARWQKLVWNAPFNPMSVLCGGASTAQMLAHEETTRLVRSVMEEVCAVASAAGHELPEDVVDRMIADTRKMTPYKTSMLLDYEGGRPMEVEAILGNAVRIARHFRVPVPHMETLYALMCGIDQKSPS encoded by the coding sequence ATGGATGTGCTGGTTGTGGGGGCGGGAGCCATCGGTGGCTACTATGGAGGCCGACTGGCTCAAGGGGGCGCTCGCGTCTCGGTGGTGGCTCGGTCTGATTACGAGGTGGTGCTTCGGGAAGGGATTCACATTCAGAGCCCGGCGGGAAATTTTCGTTTTCGGCCGGATCACGTGGTCCAAAGGGCCGCGGATCTGGGTCGCTTTCCCGAGGTCATTTTGGTGGGTTTAAAGGTTCTGCCTTCCATTCGACCAGCGGATCTCCTTGCGGGAGCCGTAGGCCCGAAAACATCAATTTTTCTTATTCAAAACGGGGTGGACATAGAAAGACCTTGGGTGGAGGCTTTTCCCGAAAACGAAATTCTCAGCGGACTGGCTTTCATCTGTGTTCATCGAACAGCGCCCGGATGTGTGCTCCATCAGGATTACGGTCGATTGGTCTTAGGGCGTTACCCCACGGGATCGTCCACAACGGCCGAAAAGCTGGCCGAAATGTTTCGCAAAGCCGCCGTGCCGTGTGAGGTTACTCAAGATGTGGTCACGGCTCGATGGCAAAAGCTCGTTTGGAATGCTCCCTTTAATCCCATGTCCGTCCTGTGTGGAGGGGCCAGCACGGCGCAGATGCTTGCCCATGAAGAAACGACGCGGCTTGTGCGATCGGTCATGGAAGAGGTGTGTGCCGTGGCTTCGGCGGCGGGCCATGAGCTGCCAGAAGACGTGGTGGATCGCATGATTGCCGATACACGAAAAATGACCCCTTACAAAACCAGCATGCTTTTAGACTATGAAGGGGGTCGTCCTATGGAAGTGGAAGCCATTTTGGGCAATGCTGTGAGGATAGCCCGTCATTTTCGCGTTCCCGTGCCTCACATGGAAACGCTCTATGCCTTAATGTGTGGGATCGACCAAAAATCACCATCGTAA
- a CDS encoding DUF362 domain-containing protein translates to MPRSAVYFIDLRADDTCNLLDKITYLLKEAGLARRIPKRALTAVKMHFGERGNTAFIRPLLVRPIIDAIAAAGGRPFLTDAGTLYVGTRGNAVDHLVTAIRHGFVLEVVGAPVLIADGLDGRDEVAVPVCLQRCQEVYIASALVRAEALVSVAHFKLHELAGFGGAIKNVGMGGASRRGKLHQHSVMEPKIRPKKCIACGSCVAVCAHEALSLVERPEGMACPKEAVKKVARIDPAKCVGCGSCIHACPEEAIDIQWDKDIVGFMERMVEYTVGALHGKEDKSFFINFLTQISPACDCHSSADAPIVADLGIMASTDPVAIDQASVDLLNAQPVLAGSRLGAMLPAPKDKIRAVYPNIAWEHQLEYAESLGLGFRDYELIRVSPAKKRKSH, encoded by the coding sequence ATGCCAAGAAGTGCTGTATACTTTATCGATCTTCGAGCCGATGATACCTGCAATCTTTTGGACAAGATCACCTATCTTCTAAAAGAAGCTGGACTGGCGAGACGTATTCCCAAACGGGCTTTGACAGCCGTTAAAATGCATTTTGGAGAACGAGGCAATACAGCCTTTATACGCCCTTTGTTGGTCCGTCCCATCATCGACGCCATTGCTGCCGCCGGAGGACGCCCGTTTTTAACCGATGCTGGGACGCTTTATGTGGGCACACGAGGCAACGCTGTGGATCATTTGGTAACAGCCATCCGCCACGGGTTCGTTTTGGAAGTGGTGGGCGCACCCGTGCTGATCGCCGATGGTCTGGACGGCCGGGATGAAGTGGCGGTTCCTGTGTGCTTGCAACGATGCCAGGAGGTATACATCGCTTCGGCACTGGTTCGAGCCGAGGCTTTGGTTTCTGTGGCTCACTTCAAGCTGCACGAATTAGCCGGGTTTGGAGGCGCCATCAAAAATGTGGGTATGGGCGGCGCGTCGCGCCGTGGAAAGCTGCACCAGCACAGTGTCATGGAACCCAAAATACGCCCGAAAAAATGTATCGCCTGCGGTTCCTGTGTTGCCGTGTGCGCTCATGAGGCTCTATCGCTGGTGGAGCGACCTGAAGGCATGGCATGCCCCAAAGAAGCCGTCAAGAAAGTGGCCCGCATCGATCCGGCCAAATGCGTGGGGTGCGGATCGTGCATCCATGCATGCCCCGAAGAAGCCATTGACATCCAGTGGGACAAGGACATCGTAGGATTTATGGAGCGCATGGTGGAATACACAGTCGGGGCTTTGCACGGTAAAGAGGACAAAAGCTTTTTCATCAATTTTCTTACGCAAATTTCCCCGGCCTGCGATTGTCACTCATCAGCCGACGCTCCTATCGTGGCGGATCTTGGCATCATGGCTTCAACGGACCCCGTGGCCATTGACCAAGCTTCAGTGGATCTTTTGAACGCCCAGCCTGTTCTGGCCGGAAGCCGACTAGGTGCCATGCTGCCTGCACCGAAGGACAAGATTCGGGCCGTCTATCCTAACATTGCGTGGGAACATCAACTAGAATATGCGGAATCCTTAGGGTTGGGTTTTCGAGACTACGAGCTGATTAGAGTAAGCCCAGCAAAAAAACGCAAGAGTCATTAA
- a CDS encoding DUF1614 domain-containing protein gives MFFPPFLVIFFFLFVFLLFLVFGLVKFGLFAMAFARLGIPPEHLFSLLFLCIVGSMVNIPVKRLPLEDEPTIIDVVSFFGLRYRPPRWQRPREMVLAVNVGGAVIPTLISLYLLINAQNPIRMLLATGVVTYVIHRIARPVPGLGIATPMFIPPLVAALAALLFNHQWAPPTAYVAGTLGTLIGADLLNLHRLRELKAPVASIGGAGTFDGIFLTGILAVLLSW, from the coding sequence ATGTTTTTTCCACCGTTTCTTGTGATCTTTTTCTTTCTGTTCGTTTTTCTTTTGTTTCTTGTCTTCGGGCTCGTCAAATTCGGGCTTTTTGCCATGGCTTTTGCCAGGCTGGGTATTCCGCCGGAACATCTTTTTTCTTTGCTCTTCCTGTGTATCGTCGGAAGCATGGTCAATATTCCCGTGAAACGTCTTCCATTGGAAGACGAACCGACGATCATCGACGTGGTTTCTTTCTTCGGGTTACGGTATCGCCCACCACGCTGGCAACGGCCTCGAGAAATGGTTCTGGCCGTCAACGTGGGCGGGGCCGTCATTCCCACGCTCATTTCCCTTTATCTTCTCATCAACGCTCAAAATCCCATTCGCATGCTGTTGGCCACGGGTGTTGTGACCTATGTGATTCATCGTATCGCCCGTCCCGTTCCCGGGCTGGGGATCGCCACCCCCATGTTCATTCCGCCTCTTGTGGCCGCTTTGGCCGCCCTTTTGTTCAATCACCAGTGGGCGCCTCCCACGGCCTACGTGGCCGGAACCTTGGGCACTCTTATTGGGGCCGACCTGCTGAACTTGCATCGACTTCGGGAACTAAAGGCTCCTGTGGCATCCATCGGGGGAGCCGGCACCTTTGACGGAATCTTTCTTACGGGCATTCTAGCCGTTCTTTTGTCCTGGTAG
- the pckA gene encoding phosphoenolpyruvate carboxykinase (ATP), translated as METCNRPTEGRKVPIEVQGMVNYTRVLYNAPTPVLYEQAIKRQEGLLARQGPLVVRTGTYTGRAPQDKFLVREPSSEDKIWWGPVNRAFDPSDFDKLEARLLAYLQGREIYVQDCYVGADPRYRVPVRIITEMAWQSLFARNMFIRIDDRRELEQFQPEYTLIAAPHFRASPEWDHTRSGAFIIEHFGKKRILIGGTGYGGEIKKSVFTMMNFLLPQKGVFPMHCSANVGSDGHSAIFFGLSGTGKTSLSADPHRTLIGDDEHGWSDNGIFNFEGGCYAKVIRLSPEAEPQIYQCTRRFGTVLENVAIDTQTRHIDLNDDSLTENTRAAYPLSFIENASSSGMAPHPKDIVMLTCDAFGVLPPIAKLNPYEAMFHFLSGYTAKVAGTEAGITEPQATFSTCFGAPFMALPPHVYAELLRCRMEAHGSRCWLINTGWIEGPYGVGRRIPIAYTRAMVHAALSGALDSVEFYKEPYFGLLIPRECPQVPKAMLTPAATWQDTKAYTRQAEHLKELFRKNFEQYADHVDPAVRAVLG; from the coding sequence ATGGAAACATGCAACAGACCCACGGAAGGTCGAAAGGTTCCTATAGAAGTTCAAGGTATGGTCAATTACACGCGTGTTCTATATAACGCCCCGACACCGGTCCTTTACGAACAAGCCATCAAGCGCCAGGAAGGTCTTTTGGCTCGGCAAGGCCCTTTGGTGGTCCGCACCGGAACCTACACGGGCCGAGCGCCGCAAGACAAATTCCTGGTTAGAGAACCCAGCTCTGAAGACAAGATTTGGTGGGGCCCCGTCAATCGCGCTTTTGATCCTTCGGACTTCGACAAACTGGAAGCACGTCTCTTAGCTTACCTTCAAGGTCGGGAAATCTATGTTCAGGACTGCTATGTGGGAGCCGATCCTCGATACCGAGTCCCGGTGCGCATCATCACAGAAATGGCGTGGCAGAGTCTTTTTGCTCGGAACATGTTCATTCGTATTGACGACCGGCGGGAACTGGAACAATTTCAGCCGGAATACACGCTGATCGCCGCCCCACACTTTCGCGCTTCGCCCGAATGGGATCACACGCGTTCGGGAGCTTTCATTATCGAACACTTTGGCAAGAAACGCATCCTCATCGGTGGGACAGGGTATGGCGGAGAAATCAAAAAATCCGTGTTTACGATGATGAATTTTCTTTTGCCGCAAAAAGGTGTTTTCCCCATGCATTGTTCGGCCAACGTGGGGTCAGACGGCCATTCGGCCATCTTTTTCGGCCTTTCGGGTACCGGAAAAACCAGCCTATCCGCCGATCCCCATCGAACCTTGATCGGCGATGATGAACACGGTTGGAGCGACAACGGTATTTTCAATTTTGAAGGGGGCTGTTACGCGAAGGTGATTCGTTTGTCACCGGAAGCCGAACCTCAAATTTATCAATGCACACGGCGTTTCGGGACGGTACTGGAGAATGTCGCCATTGACACACAAACGCGGCACATCGACCTTAATGACGATAGTCTGACCGAAAACACTCGAGCGGCCTATCCCCTGTCGTTTATTGAAAATGCCTCCTCCAGCGGCATGGCTCCTCATCCCAAGGACATTGTCATGCTCACCTGCGACGCCTTCGGCGTGCTGCCGCCCATTGCCAAACTGAATCCTTATGAAGCCATGTTTCACTTTCTTTCCGGATACACGGCTAAAGTTGCGGGCACCGAGGCCGGTATTACGGAACCTCAGGCCACCTTCAGCACCTGTTTCGGTGCTCCTTTTATGGCTTTGCCGCCACACGTTTATGCCGAACTGCTGCGATGTCGCATGGAAGCCCATGGTTCCCGATGCTGGCTCATAAACACGGGATGGATCGAAGGGCCTTATGGGGTTGGTCGACGGATTCCTATCGCCTACACACGTGCCATGGTTCACGCGGCTTTGAGCGGTGCTCTGGATTCGGTGGAATTTTACAAGGAACCTTATTTCGGTTTACTCATACCAAGGGAATGCCCTCAAGTTCCCAAGGCAATGCTGACACCTGCTGCCACCTGGCAAGATACCAAGGCCTATACCCGTCAGGCGGAACATCTTAAGGAGCTTTTTCGAAAGAATTTCGAACAATATGCGGACCATGTGGATCCCGCCGTCAGAGCCGTCCTGGGCTGA
- a CDS encoding HAD family hydrolase produces MIIWIAQPNPSPGPFLFLDRDGILNEDRPDYIKNRDELVFYADALEALRWLNARGIRVIIISNQSALHRGLVDWQEFFAMHQLMLEQARSAQGWIDAAFYCPHRPNESCSCRKPAPGMLLAAASYFRIPLAETAFIGDKLSDVAAAQNAGCLPVLVRRSSNPVNIPSHVPVYNSLLDAVIRFL; encoded by the coding sequence TTGATCATCTGGATAGCTCAACCGAATCCTTCACCGGGACCCTTTCTTTTTCTGGATCGGGACGGCATTCTCAATGAGGACCGTCCCGACTATATCAAGAACCGCGACGAGCTAGTTTTTTATGCCGATGCCCTGGAAGCCTTGCGATGGCTGAATGCGCGTGGTATTCGTGTGATCATCATCAGCAACCAATCCGCCCTGCATCGAGGTCTGGTGGACTGGCAAGAATTTTTTGCCATGCATCAACTCATGCTTGAGCAGGCGCGTTCAGCTCAAGGATGGATTGATGCAGCCTTTTATTGCCCACATCGGCCCAATGAAAGCTGTTCTTGCCGAAAACCGGCACCAGGTATGCTTTTGGCTGCGGCTTCTTACTTTCGTATTCCTCTCGCGGAAACGGCCTTTATCGGTGACAAGCTCAGCGATGTGGCCGCCGCTCAAAACGCCGGCTGTCTTCCCGTGCTTGTTCGGCGTTCTTCTAATCCCGTCAATATTCCTTCACACGTTCCTGTATACAATTCCTTGCTCGATGCTGTAATAAGGTTTTTGTAG
- the rnc gene encoding ribonuclease III, which yields MNTRSLYHLEKLLGYQFRSVETLHQALVHRSYAHEKANSGMEDNERLEFLGDAVLSLTISHMLWMRFPEADEGSLSRMRASLVNEGSLAAIATDLGLGNLIRLGKGEEVSGGRTKPSILADAVEALLGAVYLDGGLDAAFEVVRRFFQEKLEQVTAEEDPLRRLDKDYKTQLQELTQAQKRLVPQYDVEREEGPDHDKVFYVTVTVEGKLLARGVGKSKKAAEQDAARKALSFLKAGEAKP from the coding sequence GTGAACACAAGATCCCTTTACCATCTTGAAAAGCTCTTAGGGTACCAGTTTCGATCCGTTGAAACGTTGCATCAGGCTTTGGTGCATCGATCCTACGCCCACGAAAAAGCGAACTCGGGCATGGAGGATAACGAACGCCTGGAATTCCTTGGAGACGCCGTTTTGAGCCTCACCATATCTCACATGCTGTGGATGCGATTTCCGGAAGCGGATGAAGGAAGCTTGTCTCGTATGCGAGCATCCTTGGTCAACGAAGGGAGTTTGGCGGCCATTGCCACGGACCTTGGGCTGGGAAACTTGATTCGGTTGGGAAAAGGAGAAGAAGTTTCCGGAGGACGGACGAAACCGTCTATTTTGGCTGATGCGGTGGAAGCCTTGCTGGGGGCCGTCTACCTAGACGGTGGCTTGGACGCCGCTTTTGAGGTGGTGCGCCGGTTTTTTCAGGAAAAATTGGAACAAGTGACCGCTGAAGAAGATCCTTTGCGCCGTTTGGACAAAGATTATAAAACGCAACTTCAAGAACTCACTCAGGCTCAAAAAAGGTTGGTGCCACAGTATGACGTGGAACGGGAAGAAGGACCGGACCACGACAAAGTGTTTTACGTGACTGTCACTGTGGAAGGAAAGCTTCTGGCTCGAGGAGTGGGCAAGAGCAAAAAGGCGGCGGAGCAGGATGCGGCACGAAAAGCCTTAAGCTTTCTGAAGGCCGGAGAAGCGAAACCATGA